The following proteins come from a genomic window of Athalia rosae chromosome 1, iyAthRosa1.1, whole genome shotgun sequence:
- the LOC105686051 gene encoding uncharacterized protein LOC105686051 isoform X4 has product MDKNFKFETCLERSWDRYSSEIPKMEYRPDTSEDGARNLPDFMNVTISTTLPPQASSTVEKKSSLGLGKIRYGAADFEGRNKHSILNESDIKQRTVDSSLGILNISSLLGENESMAENKYSCRNSSIKNKLDAERQLARELLQKCSEPRESTVLLDQNKENDGNLQNLSRDSNPSTLTDSRLQSFSNQNEISHNDDPQVVFKPNEISARSSVLDVSANKGSESSIFQSGRSGISFDTTAAAELLAQFGDEDFQSGSRVGSRMLADELSWNQNYSYAMPMSSLSTGEKEHLELSCFSGIIGDFDLSIESHSGRKFSVGEFFQRKCGNIGQLQETDCVLRPSFGVAITSPTKQGNLVPLVDETLISEGPSMIETNTKVLECGNRTEHSLMSLSSIAQALNNIENGSPRRLVDELIMAKRKKKLAPSQLVNAGMNGISYLPQKESFHSSFTINEKPERDTSTMGVTTVLLDSARYSLHNKVAQSPMHVKPESTRMSLDVALEAATSRNRDWSTYAMHKLEDRELRKSEMEENSVVAHGRNMDVFNVERNADVLSKTLGGKLEFSHPKPSQDGKKIKQENVTIESLGPSLNLSAHQKKKPSDRLTVDERSSEKTTYSIERDSKLKSSITVGQVHANRKLQSYRSIMSARNTNDLFSCIVRVSREAEIEILNGSDRWMTCTLALHQIQGDRDNISLDLPGDTILVEPDKGKFVKIGVKVHQMGKPIMAMINISVSDMVTRSSGVIEHVMCFVPEEPQIGVITQSGLDEIHFYTVAEKSCNTLSITLENKNNAELPIRLMIAKDSSGAEIFNIDNHTDEVTDPTDNGEGINYNLTLGPHQRIPVNIQFKGILLSTVHKQQGLYHATGTLVIQLRTDDVAGQLLKSLKLTGAIGVSKIDLVDTQLPIVITRKQSKSIKLVNSGDVAVMLSASLVESDHSTSSVIGFSLKPNTLMLQVNERGSILITYKSREDDVSERQAHVKVVAGENEYFYPIVGDISHHADCLNVNGAQRCITPQSRQICSPTSPRSLASNRSANSGRHSPGSAASTSTVSGNTIPIQSTNVALVWGSIKSGRSDTKSFTIRNKSDNKIRLQVNIVDNNKSFRFLKESQAVGTSMSLVLQRMGSKEISVIFSPNNLGACAGKIIFTHYNNAREQDDSSQRKTIYLFGYGGIGKVEILQAFKDTGGLMWLSLGHMNASGKLSARIKLQNAGDLCSYAVVKLTPKALYPAMVSSWQISPTELLLGPGETQWVKLEFHPRREDLALLKRTDVSHVGTLTITHGDEPTRWRIRRLYNKLKDTGKLQGAENDTFKNIVFPLCKVFPGETLIEDFSLVRDPVQHLGDLCRGVSQHQVMLTMEVNADETLTMLNDNVDDTQIFYSVCSDSSSIFTAGCETYMPSETLTEVNEDVISKNEFTVTPGMVTLAPPFRTEATVIVSSLRNLAQPFETVLSHGDVLNVVPTEGMIPAGRSFPLKIQCSKLVNRNISAVLQIFMEQQMREVLISISSHN; this is encoded by the exons AAAATGGAGTATCGGCCAGATACCAGTGAAGACGGGGCTAGAAATTTGCCGGATTTCATGAATGTTACAATTTCTACGACTCTACCACCTCAAGCATCATCCACCGTAGAAAAGAAGTCCAG CCTTGgacttggaaaaattcgatacggTGCAGCAGATTTTGAAGGTAGAAACAAACATTCTATTCTAAATGAAAGTGATATCAAGCAGAGGACTGTCGACTCATCGCTGGGAATTCTGAATATTTCATCTT TGCTTggagaaaatgaatcgatGGCAGAAAATAAGTATTCCTGTCGCAATTCCAGTATTAAAAACAAGCTAGATGCAGAACGACAACTTGCGAGAGAGTTATTACAAAAGTGTAGTGAACCTAGAGAATCTACAGTACTTTTGG ACCAGAATAAAGAGAATGATGGAAATCTGCAAAATCTAAGCAGGGATTCCAACCCTTCAACACTAACAGATTCACGGCTGCAAAGTTTTTCCAATCAGAACGAGATATCACACAATGATGATCCCCAG GTTGTCTTCAAGCCAAATGAAATATCCGCCCGATCGTCGGTTTTGGATGTTAGTGCTAACAAGGGAAGTGAATCATCGATATTTCAATCCGGAAGAAGTGGGATTAGTTTTGATacaactgctgctgctgagcTCTTGGCCCAATTTGGAGACGAAGATTTTCAATCAGGCTCTAGAGTTGGCAGTCGCATGCTAGCGGATGAACTATCATGGAATCAAAATTATTCCTACGCCATGCCAATGAGTAGTTTGTCTACTGGAGAAAAAGAGCATCTTGAATTGTCTTGTTTTTCAGGAATCATTGGTGATTTTGATTTATCCATAGA ATCTCATTCTGGTCGCAAGTTTTCGGTcggcgaatttttccaacgtaaATGCGGCAATATTGGACAACTTCAGGAAACTGATTGTGTACTTAGACCGAGTTTTGGTGTGGCAATAACAAGTCCTACCAAACAGGGAAACCTAGTGCCTTTGGTAGATGAAACATTGATCAGTGAAG GACCGAGCATGATCGAAACAAATACAAAAGTTTTGGAATGTGGCAATCGTACCGAACATAGCCTGATGAGTCTAAGCAGCATTGCTCAAGCTTTGAATAATATCGAAAATGGTTCTCCGAGACGTTTAGTGGATGAACTGATAATggcaaaaaggaagaaaaaacttgcACCGTCACAGTTGGTTAATGCCGGCATGAATGGTATTTCTTACTTGCCTCAGAAGGAATCATTTCATTCATCATTTACCATAAATGAAAAACCTGAAAGAGACACATCAACAATGGGAGTTACAACGGTATTATTAGATTCAGCCAGATATTCCTTGCACAATAAAGTTGCACAAAGTCCCATGCATGTTAAGCCAGAATCTACCAGAATGTCTCTAGATGTGGCATTGGAGGCAGCAACGAGTCGTAACAGAGACTGGAGTACCTATGCTATGCATAAGTTAGAAGATAGAGAACTTAGGAAAAGTGAAATGGAAG AGAATTCTGTAGTAGCGCATGGAAGAAATATGGACGTTTTCAATGTGGAACGAAATGCAGATGTTTTAAGTAAAACCTTGGGTGGAAAACTCGAATTTTCGCATCCTAAACCATCacaggatggaaaaaaaataaaacaggaaAATGTCACCATAGAATCACTAGGGCCAAGTCTAAATCTATCCGcccaccaaaaaaaaaagccatcCGACCGTTTGACAGTGGATGAAAGGTCCAGTGAAAAAACAACGTACTCTATTGAACGTGATTCCAAGTTAAAATCTAGTATCACCGTTGGTCAAGTTCATGCAAACAGAAAACTACAATCATACA GAAGTATCATGTCAGCGAGAAATACGAACGACTTGTTTAGTTGTATTGTCAGAGTTTCCAGAGAGGCTGAAATTGAGATACTGAATGGGAGCGATCGTTGGATGACTTGTACCCTAGCACTGCATCAAATTCAAGGGGACAGAGATAATATATCATTAGATTTACCTGGCGATACAATATTAGTGGAACCTGACAAAGGAAAATTTGTCAAG aTTGGCGTGAAAGTGCACCAGATGGGAAAACCGATAATGGCAATGATTAATATATCGGTATCGGATATGGTTACCAGGTCCAGTGGGGTAATCGAACACGTCATGTGTTTTGTGCCTGAGGAGCCGCAA ATTGGTGTCATAACGCAGTCTGGACTGGACGAAATCCATTTTTATACCGTTGCTGAAAAAAGTTGTAATACATTATCTATAACATTGGAGAATAAAAACAATGCAGAGCTGCCTATTAGATTAATGATTGCCAAG GATTCTAGTGGAGCGGAAATATTTAATATCGATAATCACACTGATGAAGTTACCGATCCCACAGATAATGGTGAAGGAATAAATTACAACTTGACACTTGGGCCTCACCAACGAATCCCTGTAAACATTCAGTTCAAAGGAATACTGTTGTCTACAGTTCATA AACAGCAAGGATTATATCATGCAACTGGAACACTTGTAATCCAGCTACGGACAGATGACGTAGCCGGCCAATTATTGAAGAGCCTCAAATTAACTGGCGCTATTGGTGTTTCGAAAATAGATTTAGTTGATACTCAGTTACCGATAGTGATCACACGGAAACAAAGCAAGTCAATAAAGCTTGTTAATTCTGGGGATGTTGCTGTGATGTTATCTGCCTCATTAGTTGAAAGCGATCATTCAACCAGTTCTGTGATTGGCTTTTCATTGAAGCCGAATACTTTAATGCTTCAAGTGAATGAGAGAGGTTCAATTCTCATTACTTATAAATCCCGAGAAGATGACGTTTCCGAAAG GCAAGCTCACGTGAAAGTTGTTGCCGGAGAGAATGAGTATTTCTACCCCATTGTTGGCGACATTTCCCATCACGCGGATTGCTTAAATGTAAACGGAGCACAACGCTGCATTACTCCTCAATCACGACAGATATGTTCTCCTACTTCTCCTCGTAGTCTAGCATCCAACAG atcagCTAATTCAGGGAGGCATTCACCGGGCAGTGCTGCTTCAACGTCAACGGTGTCCGGTAATACGATTCCAATACAATCGACCAATGTCGCCCTTGTGTGGGGTAGTATTAAGTCAGGAAGGAGTGATACGAAGAGTTTCACAATTCGCAACAAAAGTGACAACAAAATTAGACTACAAGTCAACATTGTGGATAACAATAAAAGTTTCCGA tttCTCAAAGAGTCTCAGGCAGTTGGCACAAGTATGTCACTAGTTTTGCAACGCATGGGGAGCAAAGAGATATCCGTCATATTTAGCCCCAATAACCTTGGAGCTTGTGctggtaaaataatatttactcATTACAACAATGCAAGAGAACAGGACGATTCATCGCAACGTAAAACA ATATACTTATTTGGATACGGAGGTATTGGCaaggttgaaattttgcaaGCATTTAAAGATACGGGAGGGCTGATGTGGCTCTCCCTCGGTCACATGAACGCAAGTGGAAAATTAAGTGCAAGAATCAAACTACAAAATGCCGGAGATTTGTGTTCATATGCTGTCGTGAAGCTAACACCAAAAG CTCTCTACCCTGCCATGGTATCCAGTTGGCAAATTAGTCCAACAGAATTGTTATTGGGTCCGGGTGAGACTCAATGGGTTAAATTAGAATTTCATCCAAGACGGGAAGATCTTGCATTACTCAAACGTACTGATGTCTCACACGTTGGAACTTTAACTATTACACACGGAGATGAGCCAACAAGATGGAGAATTCGTAG attgtataataaattaaaagacACTGGTAAACTCCAAGGAGCAGAGAATGATACattcaaaaatattgtttttccATTATGCAAAGTATTCCCAGGGGAGACGCTAATAGAGGATTTTAGTCTTGTCAGAGATCCGGTT CAACATCTGGGCGATCTCTGTCGTGGTGTTAGTCAACATCAAGTAATGTTGACAATGGAAGTCAACGCAGATGAAACGTTGACCATGTTAAACGATAACGTTGACGACacacaaattttttactcagTATGCAGCGACAGTAGCAGTATATTCACTGCTGGGTGTGAGACGTATATGCCCTCTga AACTCTTACGGAAGTAAATGAAGACGTTATTTCCAAAAATGAGTTCACAGTTACTCCTGGAATGGTGACACTGGCACCACCGTTCAGGACTGAGGCAACTGTGATAGTTTCCAGTTTGCGCAATCTTGCTCAACCATTTGAAACAGTTCTTTCACACGGCGATGTACTTAATGTTGTGCCCACTGAGGGTATGATACCAGCTGGAAGAAGTTTCCCACTAAAGATCCAATGCAGTAAATTAGTGAATAGAAATATATCAGCTGTACTCCAAATATTCATGGAACAACAAATGCGTGAGGTTTTAATCAGCATATCATCTCACAATTGA
- the LOC105686051 gene encoding uncharacterized protein LOC105686051 isoform X3 has translation MDKNFKFETCLERSWDRYSSEIPKMEYRPDTSEDGARNLPDFMNVTISTTLPPQASSTVEKKSSLGLGKIRYGAADFEVLGENESMAENKYSCRNSSIKNKLDAERQLARELLQKCSEPRESTVLLDQNKENDGNLQNLSRDSNPSTLTDSRLQSFSNQNEISHNDDPQVVFKPNEISARSSVLDVSANKGSESSIFQSGRSGISFDTTAAAELLAQFGDEDFQSGSRVGSRMLADELSWNQNYSYAMPMSSLSTGEKEHLELSCFSGIIGDFDLSIESHSGRKFSVGEFFQRKCGNIGQLQETDCVLRPSFGVAITSPTKQGNLVPLVDETLISEGPSMIETNTKVLECGNRTEHSLMSLSSIAQALNNIENGSPRRLVDELIMAKRKKKLAPSQLVNAGMNGISYLPQKESFHSSFTINEKPERDTSTMGVTTVLLDSARYSLHNKVAQSPMHVKPESTRMSLDVALEAATSRNRDWSTYAMHKLEDRELRKSEMEGSARMTRTLNHSKIIKKSSDHHSNIDVNLLSSLENSVVAHGRNMDVFNVERNADVLSKTLGGKLEFSHPKPSQDGKKIKQENVTIESLGPSLNLSAHQKKKPSDRLTVDERSSEKTTYSIERDSKLKSSITVGQVHANRKLQSYRSIMSARNTNDLFSCIVRVSREAEIEILNGSDRWMTCTLALHQIQGDRDNISLDLPGDTILVEPDKGKFVKIGVKVHQMGKPIMAMINISVSDMVTRSSGVIEHVMCFVPEEPQIGVITQSGLDEIHFYTVAEKSCNTLSITLENKNNAELPIRLMIAKDSSGAEIFNIDNHTDEVTDPTDNGEGINYNLTLGPHQRIPVNIQFKGILLSTVHKQQGLYHATGTLVIQLRTDDVAGQLLKSLKLTGAIGVSKIDLVDTQLPIVITRKQSKSIKLVNSGDVAVMLSASLVESDHSTSSVIGFSLKPNTLMLQVNERGSILITYKSREDDVSERQAHVKVVAGENEYFYPIVGDISHHADCLNVNGAQRCITPQSRQICSPTSPRSLASNRSANSGRHSPGSAASTSTVSGNTIPIQSTNVALVWGSIKSGRSDTKSFTIRNKSDNKIRLQVNIVDNNKSFRFLKESQAVGTSMSLVLQRMGSKEISVIFSPNNLGACAGKIIFTHYNNAREQDDSSQRKTIYLFGYGGIGKVEILQAFKDTGGLMWLSLGHMNASGKLSARIKLQNAGDLCSYAVVKLTPKALYPAMVSSWQISPTELLLGPGETQWVKLEFHPRREDLALLKRTDVSHVGTLTITHGDEPTRWRIRRLYNKLKDTGKLQGAENDTFKNIVFPLCKVFPGETLIEDFSLVRDPVQHLGDLCRGVSQHQVMLTMEVNADETLTMLNDNVDDTQIFYSVCSDSSSIFTAGCETYMPSETLTEVNEDVISKNEFTVTPGMVTLAPPFRTEATVIVSSLRNLAQPFETVLSHGDVLNVVPTEGMIPAGRSFPLKIQCSKLVNRNISAVLQIFMEQQMREVLISISSHN, from the exons AAAATGGAGTATCGGCCAGATACCAGTGAAGACGGGGCTAGAAATTTGCCGGATTTCATGAATGTTACAATTTCTACGACTCTACCACCTCAAGCATCATCCACCGTAGAAAAGAAGTCCAG CCTTGgacttggaaaaattcgatacggTGCAGCAGATTTTGAAG TGCTTggagaaaatgaatcgatGGCAGAAAATAAGTATTCCTGTCGCAATTCCAGTATTAAAAACAAGCTAGATGCAGAACGACAACTTGCGAGAGAGTTATTACAAAAGTGTAGTGAACCTAGAGAATCTACAGTACTTTTGG ACCAGAATAAAGAGAATGATGGAAATCTGCAAAATCTAAGCAGGGATTCCAACCCTTCAACACTAACAGATTCACGGCTGCAAAGTTTTTCCAATCAGAACGAGATATCACACAATGATGATCCCCAG GTTGTCTTCAAGCCAAATGAAATATCCGCCCGATCGTCGGTTTTGGATGTTAGTGCTAACAAGGGAAGTGAATCATCGATATTTCAATCCGGAAGAAGTGGGATTAGTTTTGATacaactgctgctgctgagcTCTTGGCCCAATTTGGAGACGAAGATTTTCAATCAGGCTCTAGAGTTGGCAGTCGCATGCTAGCGGATGAACTATCATGGAATCAAAATTATTCCTACGCCATGCCAATGAGTAGTTTGTCTACTGGAGAAAAAGAGCATCTTGAATTGTCTTGTTTTTCAGGAATCATTGGTGATTTTGATTTATCCATAGA ATCTCATTCTGGTCGCAAGTTTTCGGTcggcgaatttttccaacgtaaATGCGGCAATATTGGACAACTTCAGGAAACTGATTGTGTACTTAGACCGAGTTTTGGTGTGGCAATAACAAGTCCTACCAAACAGGGAAACCTAGTGCCTTTGGTAGATGAAACATTGATCAGTGAAG GACCGAGCATGATCGAAACAAATACAAAAGTTTTGGAATGTGGCAATCGTACCGAACATAGCCTGATGAGTCTAAGCAGCATTGCTCAAGCTTTGAATAATATCGAAAATGGTTCTCCGAGACGTTTAGTGGATGAACTGATAATggcaaaaaggaagaaaaaacttgcACCGTCACAGTTGGTTAATGCCGGCATGAATGGTATTTCTTACTTGCCTCAGAAGGAATCATTTCATTCATCATTTACCATAAATGAAAAACCTGAAAGAGACACATCAACAATGGGAGTTACAACGGTATTATTAGATTCAGCCAGATATTCCTTGCACAATAAAGTTGCACAAAGTCCCATGCATGTTAAGCCAGAATCTACCAGAATGTCTCTAGATGTGGCATTGGAGGCAGCAACGAGTCGTAACAGAGACTGGAGTACCTATGCTATGCATAAGTTAGAAGATAGAGAACTTAGGAAAAGTGAAATGGAAGGTAGTGCAAGGATGACACGAACTCTGAATCActcgaaaattatcaaaaaatcttctgatCATCATTCAAACATTGATGTTAATTTGTTGTCATCTTTAGAGAATTCTGTAGTAGCGCATGGAAGAAATATGGACGTTTTCAATGTGGAACGAAATGCAGATGTTTTAAGTAAAACCTTGGGTGGAAAACTCGAATTTTCGCATCCTAAACCATCacaggatggaaaaaaaataaaacaggaaAATGTCACCATAGAATCACTAGGGCCAAGTCTAAATCTATCCGcccaccaaaaaaaaaagccatcCGACCGTTTGACAGTGGATGAAAGGTCCAGTGAAAAAACAACGTACTCTATTGAACGTGATTCCAAGTTAAAATCTAGTATCACCGTTGGTCAAGTTCATGCAAACAGAAAACTACAATCATACA GAAGTATCATGTCAGCGAGAAATACGAACGACTTGTTTAGTTGTATTGTCAGAGTTTCCAGAGAGGCTGAAATTGAGATACTGAATGGGAGCGATCGTTGGATGACTTGTACCCTAGCACTGCATCAAATTCAAGGGGACAGAGATAATATATCATTAGATTTACCTGGCGATACAATATTAGTGGAACCTGACAAAGGAAAATTTGTCAAG aTTGGCGTGAAAGTGCACCAGATGGGAAAACCGATAATGGCAATGATTAATATATCGGTATCGGATATGGTTACCAGGTCCAGTGGGGTAATCGAACACGTCATGTGTTTTGTGCCTGAGGAGCCGCAA ATTGGTGTCATAACGCAGTCTGGACTGGACGAAATCCATTTTTATACCGTTGCTGAAAAAAGTTGTAATACATTATCTATAACATTGGAGAATAAAAACAATGCAGAGCTGCCTATTAGATTAATGATTGCCAAG GATTCTAGTGGAGCGGAAATATTTAATATCGATAATCACACTGATGAAGTTACCGATCCCACAGATAATGGTGAAGGAATAAATTACAACTTGACACTTGGGCCTCACCAACGAATCCCTGTAAACATTCAGTTCAAAGGAATACTGTTGTCTACAGTTCATA AACAGCAAGGATTATATCATGCAACTGGAACACTTGTAATCCAGCTACGGACAGATGACGTAGCCGGCCAATTATTGAAGAGCCTCAAATTAACTGGCGCTATTGGTGTTTCGAAAATAGATTTAGTTGATACTCAGTTACCGATAGTGATCACACGGAAACAAAGCAAGTCAATAAAGCTTGTTAATTCTGGGGATGTTGCTGTGATGTTATCTGCCTCATTAGTTGAAAGCGATCATTCAACCAGTTCTGTGATTGGCTTTTCATTGAAGCCGAATACTTTAATGCTTCAAGTGAATGAGAGAGGTTCAATTCTCATTACTTATAAATCCCGAGAAGATGACGTTTCCGAAAG GCAAGCTCACGTGAAAGTTGTTGCCGGAGAGAATGAGTATTTCTACCCCATTGTTGGCGACATTTCCCATCACGCGGATTGCTTAAATGTAAACGGAGCACAACGCTGCATTACTCCTCAATCACGACAGATATGTTCTCCTACTTCTCCTCGTAGTCTAGCATCCAACAG atcagCTAATTCAGGGAGGCATTCACCGGGCAGTGCTGCTTCAACGTCAACGGTGTCCGGTAATACGATTCCAATACAATCGACCAATGTCGCCCTTGTGTGGGGTAGTATTAAGTCAGGAAGGAGTGATACGAAGAGTTTCACAATTCGCAACAAAAGTGACAACAAAATTAGACTACAAGTCAACATTGTGGATAACAATAAAAGTTTCCGA tttCTCAAAGAGTCTCAGGCAGTTGGCACAAGTATGTCACTAGTTTTGCAACGCATGGGGAGCAAAGAGATATCCGTCATATTTAGCCCCAATAACCTTGGAGCTTGTGctggtaaaataatatttactcATTACAACAATGCAAGAGAACAGGACGATTCATCGCAACGTAAAACA ATATACTTATTTGGATACGGAGGTATTGGCaaggttgaaattttgcaaGCATTTAAAGATACGGGAGGGCTGATGTGGCTCTCCCTCGGTCACATGAACGCAAGTGGAAAATTAAGTGCAAGAATCAAACTACAAAATGCCGGAGATTTGTGTTCATATGCTGTCGTGAAGCTAACACCAAAAG CTCTCTACCCTGCCATGGTATCCAGTTGGCAAATTAGTCCAACAGAATTGTTATTGGGTCCGGGTGAGACTCAATGGGTTAAATTAGAATTTCATCCAAGACGGGAAGATCTTGCATTACTCAAACGTACTGATGTCTCACACGTTGGAACTTTAACTATTACACACGGAGATGAGCCAACAAGATGGAGAATTCGTAG attgtataataaattaaaagacACTGGTAAACTCCAAGGAGCAGAGAATGATACattcaaaaatattgtttttccATTATGCAAAGTATTCCCAGGGGAGACGCTAATAGAGGATTTTAGTCTTGTCAGAGATCCGGTT CAACATCTGGGCGATCTCTGTCGTGGTGTTAGTCAACATCAAGTAATGTTGACAATGGAAGTCAACGCAGATGAAACGTTGACCATGTTAAACGATAACGTTGACGACacacaaattttttactcagTATGCAGCGACAGTAGCAGTATATTCACTGCTGGGTGTGAGACGTATATGCCCTCTga AACTCTTACGGAAGTAAATGAAGACGTTATTTCCAAAAATGAGTTCACAGTTACTCCTGGAATGGTGACACTGGCACCACCGTTCAGGACTGAGGCAACTGTGATAGTTTCCAGTTTGCGCAATCTTGCTCAACCATTTGAAACAGTTCTTTCACACGGCGATGTACTTAATGTTGTGCCCACTGAGGGTATGATACCAGCTGGAAGAAGTTTCCCACTAAAGATCCAATGCAGTAAATTAGTGAATAGAAATATATCAGCTGTACTCCAAATATTCATGGAACAACAAATGCGTGAGGTTTTAATCAGCATATCATCTCACAATTGA